One window of the Melospiza georgiana isolate bMelGeo1 chromosome 14, bMelGeo1.pri, whole genome shotgun sequence genome contains the following:
- the COG4 gene encoding conserved oligomeric Golgi complex subunit 4, whose product MAAATVTGPKAPPGESGGPAASALSMERIQSLTELADLEAAYSRLCEEEKVVQEELDALLEQQSTIENKMVALHRMGPSLQLIEGDAQQLAGMVTFTCNLAENVSSKVRQLDLAKNRLYQAIQRADDILDLKFCMDGVQTALRNEDYEQAAAHIHRYLSLDKSVIELSRQGKEGGIIDANLKLLQEAEQRLKTIVTEKFDTAMKQGDLPQVERFFKIFPLLGLHEEGLSKFSEYLCKQVANKAEENLQLVMGTDMSDRRAAVIFADTLTLLFEGIARIVETHQPIVETYYGPGRLYTLIKHLQVECDRQVEKVVDKFIKERDYHRQFQQVQNSMMRSSSAEKIEPRELDPILTEVTLMNARSELYLRFIKRRIIADFEVGDAMASEEVKQEHQKYLDKLLNNCLLSCTMQELIGYYITMEEYFMRETVNKAVAMDSYEKGQLTSSMVDDVFYIVKKCIGRALSSSSIDCLCAMINHSTTELESDFREVLYNKLKQGFPATTFQDFQRGVTSAVNIMHSSLQQGKFDTKGIESTDEAKQSFLVTLNNVEVCSENIMTLKKTLESDCSKLLSQGFGGEQAQAKIESCLSDMAAVSNKFRDLLQEGLNELNSTAIKPQVKPWINLFLSVSHNIEEEEFSDYEANDPWVQQFIVNLEQQMTEFKAGLSPVIYDTLTGLMTSLIAIELEKVLLKSTFSRLGGLQFDKELRSLIAYLTTVTTWTIRDKFARLSQMATILNLERVTEILDYWGPNSGPLTWRLTPAEVRQVLALRIDFRSEDIKRLRL is encoded by the exons atggcggcggccACGGTGACGGGACCGAAGGCGCCGCCGGGGGAgagcggcggccccgccgcctccgcccTGTCCATGGAGCGGATCCAGTCGCTGACCGAGCTGGCGGACCTGGAGGCCGCCTACAGCCGGCTGTGTGAGGAGGAG aaagtcgtgcaggaagagctggatgccctcctggagcagcaAAGCACTATAGAGAATAAGATGGTTGCCCTTCATCGCATGGG ccccagcctgcagctgatTGAGGGGGAtgcccagcagctggcagggatggTCACCTTCACCTGCAACCTGGCCGAGAACGTCAGCAGCAAGGTCCGGCAGCTCGACCTCGCCAAG AACCGACTCTATCAGGCCATTCAGAGAGCTGATGACATCCTTGACCTGAAGTTCTGCATGGATGGAGTTCAGACAGCCCTGAGAAATGAAGACTATGaacaagcagcagctcacatccaTCGCTACCTGAGTCTGGACAAGTCAGTGATTGAGCTCAGTCGTCAGGGCAAGGAGG GGGGAATTATTGATGCCAACCTGAAGctcctgcaggaagcagagcagcgTCTGAAGACAATTGTCACAGAAAAATTTGACACAGCAATGAAGCAGGGAGACCTGCCCCAGGTGGAACGGTTCTTCAAGATCTTTCCTTTGCTAGGCTTACATGAAGAGGGGCTGAGCAAGTTCTCTGAGTACCTCTGCAAGCAG GTGGCCAACAAAGCAGAAGAGAACCTGCAGCTGGTGATGGGGACAGACATGAGTGACCGTCGAGCTGCTGTCATCTTTGCAGACACCCTGACACTCCTCTTTGAAG ggattgCTCGCATTGTGGAGACCCACCAGCCCATTGTGGAGACCTACTATGGACCAGGGAGGCTCTACACCCTCATCAAGCACCTGCAGGTGGAGTGCGACCGCCAGGTGGAGAAGGTGGTGGACAAGTTCATCAAGGAGAGGGACTACCACAGGCAG TTCCAGCAAGTCCAGAATAGCATGATGAGAAGTTCTTCTGCAGAGAAGATTGAACCAAG GGAGCTTGACCCTATTTTAACAGAAGTCACTCTGATGAATGCCCGCAGTGAGCTCTACCTGAGGTTCATCAAGAGACGAATCATAGCTGATTTTGAGGTGGGAGATGCCATGGCCTCAGAGGAGGTAAAGCAAG agcatcaAAAATACCTGGACAAGCTCCTCAACAACTGTCTGCTGAGCTGCACCATGCAAGAGCTCATTGGCTACTACATCACCATGGAGGAATACTTCATGAGGGAGACTGTCAACAAG GCTGTTGCCATGGACAGCTATGAGAAGGGCCAGCTCACCTCCAGCATGGTGGATGATGTGTTTTATATAGTGAAGAAGTGCATTGGGCGTGCTCTGTCCAGCTCCAGCATAGATTGTCTCTGTGCTATGATCAACCACTCCACCACTGAGCTGGAGTCTGACTTCAG GGAGGTTCTGTACAACAAGCTGAAGCAGGGCTTCCCAGCCACGACCTTCCAGGACTTCCAGAGAGGGGTGACCAGTGCTGTGAACATCAtgcacagcagcctgcagcagggcaagTTCGACACCAAAGGCATTGAAAGCACGGACGAGGCCAAGCAGTCCTTTCTG gtgacCTTAAACAATGTGGAAGTCTGCAGTGAAAACATCATGACCCTAAAGAAGACTTTGGAG AGTGACTGCAGCAAACTGCTTAGCCAAGGATTTGGGGGTGAGCAGGCACAGGCCAAGATTGAGAGCTGCCTCTCGGACATGGCTGCTGTCTCCAACAAATTCCGTGACCTGCTGCAG GAAGGTCTCAATGAGCTCAACAGCACAGCCATCAAACCCCAGGTGAAGCCATGGATCAACTTATTCCTCTCTGTCTCCCACAACATCGAGGAG GAGGAGTTCAGTGACTATGAGGCCAATGATCCCTGGGTGCAGCAGTTCATCGTCAATCTGGAACAGCAGATGACAGAGTTCAAg GCTGGACTGTCTCCAGTGATTTATGATACTCTCACTGGGCTTATGACCAGTCTCATAGCTATTGAACTGGAGAAAGTGCTGCTCAAATCTACCTTCAGCAGG CTCGGTGGTTTGCAGTTTGACAAGGAGCTGAGGTCCCTCATAGCCTACCTCACCACAGTCACCACGTGGACTATCCGTGACAAGTTTGCCCGTCTTTCCCAAATGGCCACCATCCTCAACCTGGAAAGG GTGACAGAAATTCTGGATTACTGGGGTCCAAACTCGGGTCCCCTCACGTGGCGCCTGACTCCGGCCGAGGTGCGGCAGGTGCTGGCTCTGCGCATCGACTTCCGCAGCGAGGACATCAAGCGGCTGCGCCTGtag